The region GGGCGAGGTGCGGGTCGAAGATCTGTCGGAACAGCATGGCGGAAAGGGTAAAGGGTGAGGGGTAAAGGGTAAAGAAACGGAGTCGGGCCGGCAACGTGGGTCGCGCTGTTTTTACGCTTTACCCTCTCCCCTTTCTCTGTCTTTCGCCTCGTCCCAGTACCGGTCCATCTCCGCGAGGTCGGCGTCGGCGAAGGTCCGTTCCTGCTCGGCGAGGCGGGCCTCGACGTGCTGGAACCGGCGTTGGAACTTGTCAAGCGTGCGGCGGAGGGCGTTCTCCGGGTTCACATCCGTGAAGCGGGCGTAGTTGACGAGGGCAAAGAGCACGTCGCCGAACTCGTCCTCGCGTTCCTCCGGCGTCGCCCCCCGCTCGACGAGGGCGCGGAGCTCGCGGACCTCCTCCTCCACCTTGTCCCACGCCCCGGCCGCCTCGGGGAAGTCGAAGCCGACGCCGGCCGCTTTCTCCTGCACGCGCTGGGCGCGGAGGAGCGCCGGCAGCTGGCGCGGCACGCCGTCGAGCGTCGAGCGCCGCGCGACAGGGCGCCCGGCGGCGGCGCGCTCCTGCTGCTTGATCTGCTCCCAGTTGCGCAGCACCTCGCCCGTGCCCGACACGGTGGTATCGCCGAACACGTGCGGGTGCCGGCGGACGAGCTTCTCCATCTCGAAGCGGATCACATCCTCGAGCGTGAACGCGCCCGTCGTCGTCTCGGCGATCTCGGCGTGGAAGACGACGTGGAGCAGGAGGTCGCCGAGCTCGCCCTTCAGCTCGTCCCAGTCGCCCTCGTCGATGGCGTCGAGGGCTTCGTAGGCCTCCTCGATGAGCAGGTGCTTGACCGACTCGTGCGTCTGCTCGCGGTCCCACGGGCACTCGCGGCGGAGGCGGCGGACGACGGCGACAAAGTCGGCGTAGAGGTCGGGGACCGCGGCGGCGCGGTCTTCGGCCGTGAGGCCGAGGGTGGGAACGTTCACGAGGATCGAAGGCGGGCGGCGGAGGGTGGGAGGCCCCGAATCTACTGAGGCGAGAGCGATGCGGCTCGGCCGCGCGGTATGACGCAGGGCTGACACTGTGGATAATTAAACTGAGCGCGGGAGTTACAGAGGGCCCGGCCCGCTGTCTATACTCCCAGCCGGCCGCGAGGCCGCACCGACCAGGCCGACAGACCCTCTCCGAGGCGCGTCGGCGGAATCATGTATCCAACCCAGTAAGGAGGCCATCCTATGGCACGCTCAGTCAACAAAGTCATCCTCATCGGCAACCTCGGCCAGGACCCCGAGCTCCGCTACACCGGCAGCGGCACGGCCGTCTGCAACCTCCGCCTCGCCACGAACGAGAGCTACAAGGACTCCAACGGCGAGCTCGTCGAGAAGACCGAGTGGCACAGCGTCGTCGCGTGGGCGCGGCTCGCGGAGATCTGCGGGGAGTACCTCAAGAAGGGCTCCCAGGTCTACTTCGAGGGCTCGCTCCAGACCCGCCAGTGGGAAGACAAGGACGGGCAGACGCGGTACACCACCGAGATCAAGGCCCGCGAGATGATGATGCTCGACTCGAAGGGCGGCAGCGGTGGAGGCAGCTACGACTCGTCGAACGAGTACGATCAGACGCGCTCCTCCGGCGGCGGCGGCTACCAGCAGCGCCCGCAGTCCCGTCCGCAGCAGCAGCGTCAACCCCAAACCCAGGGCGGCGGCAACGACCCCTTCGGTCCCGACGACGACCTGCCCTTCTGAGGCACCGCCGGTACGACCTACGGCATGCGTTGAGCGAGGCGGCGGCTTTCGAGCCGCCGCCTCTTTTCATTCGCTCCCCACCACCGTCAGGGTCTCCGCCACCCTCCGGGACCGTACCTCGCGGAAACCCGTATATTTCCGCATCCGCCAGTCCGGCCACCTCCACCCTGGCCCCGCACTGCACCACCTGCCTGTCTCACCAGCCGAGGGCTCCCTCACCCACCTTGGACCCTGACGCTAGTAGCCCCCTCGTGGGGCTCCTCCTGTTGCTCTGGCCCATCGCCTCTGGAGCCGCGACCGTCGCCACCGAAGGGGCGGTCTTCGTCCTCCTGCTCGTCCTCTCCGCCTTCTTCTCGGGCTCGGAGGTGGCGCTCTTCTCGCTCACCGACAGCGACCGCCAAGGGCTGCGCGAGGACGGCAGCGCCGGCGCGAAGCGCGTGATGGCGATGCTGGAGCGGCCGCGCCGCCTCCTCATCTCCATCCTCATCCTCAACAACCTCGTCAATGTCGCCGCGGCGATCCTGGCGACGGTGCTGACGGGGCAGGCGGCCGTAGCCTACGGCCTCGACCAGACCCCGTGGGGCACGGAGATCCTCTTCGTCTTCCAGGTGGTGGTGCTGACGTTCCTGCTCCTCGTGCTCAGCGAGATCACGCCGAAACTCATCGCCACGCAGCAGAACCGGTGGTGGGCCACGTTCTTTTCGCGCCCGCTCTACGTTCTCTTCCGCGTGCTCTACCCCGTTTCCGACCTCCTCGCGCGCGGGATGGACCTCATCCAGCACCGATTCCGCACCTCCGCGCCCGTCATCTCGAACGAGGATCTCAAGACGCTCGCGAACCTCGGCGAGGCCGAGGGCACCCTCGAGGAGGAGGAGCGCGCGCTGATCCACTCGATCGTCGAGTTCGGCGAGACGGCCGTGCGCGAGGTGATGCTCAGCCGCGTCGACGTCCACGCCCTCGCCGACACGGCATCGCTCGAAGAAGCCCTCACGCTGATCCGCGAGACGGGCCACTCCCGCTTCCCCCTCTTCCGCGAGCACCTCGACAACATCCTCGGCATCCTCTACGCCAAGGACCTCATCCCTCTCCTCGAAGAGGACGAGGCCCGCGCCTTCGGCAGTCAGCCCTCCGACTGGGAGCGGATCGCTCGCCCTGCCAAGTTCGTCCCGCTCAGCCGTCCGCTCGACGACATGCTCGCCGACTTCCAGAACTCGAACACCCACATCGCCGTCGTGGTGGACGAGTACGGCGGGACGGCCGGCATCGTCACGCTCGAAGACATCCTCGAAGAGATCGTAGGCGAGATCCGCGACGAGCACGACCAGCCCGAGCCGCTCCCCTTCGAGCGCGTCGGTCCGCACAGCTTCCGCGTCGACGCCGGGATCAACCTCGACGACCTCGTCGAGGGGCTGGAACTGGAGGTCGACACGGAGGAGTTCGACTTCGAGACGCTCGGCGGGCTGATCTACCACCTCACGGGCGAGATCCCATCCGAGGGCGACGTCGTCGAGTTCGGACCGCACACGATCCGCGTCGAGATCGTCGACAACAACCGGATCAAGCAGGTGCTCTTGGAGGTGACGCCGCGCCCGGTCGAGGCTGAGGGCGACGAGGAGTAGGACGCGAAGAGCGGAAGAGGCCCGCTCTCGATCTCGGTGCTCGGGCGTCTCCTCGTCTCGATTCCCCCTTCCGCCTTTTGCTTCGGTGGCGTAGTTTGCGCGCGGTTCACGGCCCATTCACGAAGCGGTATCCCCGTGTCGAAAGGTTCAACGCGCGCCGACCGCGGCGCATGGCAGTCCAAGCTCGGCTTCATCCTCGCGGCCAGCGGGTCCGCCATCGGGCTGGGCAACATCGTGTTCTTCGCCTCGAACGCCTACCAGTACGGCGGCGGCGCGTTCTACGTCCCCTACTTCATCGCCCTCTTCGTCATCGGGATTCCGGTGATGATCCTCGAGTTCTCGATTGGGACGATGACGGGCCGCTCGTTCCCCGTCGCGCTGCGGCGGCTGGCCGGGCCGAAGGCCGAGTTCGTCGGGTGGTGGAGCCTCGCGAGCGCGCTCTTCATCACGATGTACTACATCACGATCCTCGGCTGGGCCGCGTGCATGATGATCGGCGCGCTCGGGCAGTTATTGGAGCCGGGCACGACGGCCCCGTTCACGCCCTTCGCCGAGCCGAGCGCCGCGCCGAGCGCCGTCGCGTACTTCTTCCGCGTCATCGCCTCGTACTGGCCGCTCCTCGCCGTGCTCGGCGTGTGGGGCGTCAACGTCCTCATCCTCTGGCGGGGCACGGCAACGATCGAGCGGGCCGTCCGCATCTTCGTCCCGTTGATGTGGCTGTTCATGATCGGCCTCATCATCCGCGGCCTCACGCTCCCCGGCGGTTTCGACGGCGTGCTCTACCTCTTCACCCCGAACCTCGACGGGATCGCGCAGGCGGCGGTCTGGCAGGGCGCGTTCGCGCAGATGTTCTTCTCGCTCTCGCTCGGTCTCGGGACGATGACGGCGTACGCGAGCTACCTCCCCAAAGACGCCGACCAGGTCAACAACTCGATGCTGGTCTCGTTCCTCAACTGCGGGTTCGAGTACATCGCCGGCGTCGCCATCTTCGCGCTGCTGTTCGTGTTCTCGCTGAACCCGGCGGGCACGACGCTCTCGCTCTCGTTCTTCGCGATCCCGCAGGGCATCGCCGCGCTCCCGGCCGGCGTGAAGGCCATCGGCTTCCTCTTCTTCTTCCTCATCCTCATCGCCGGGCTGACGTCGTCGGTCTCGCTCGTCGAGGGCATGGCGAGCGCGCTCATCGACAAGCTCGACATCTCGCGGGCGAAGGCGCTCGCCTTCGTGATGGTGCCCGGCGCGCTCGGCTCCCTCGCCTTCGCCCTCCCTACGATCGTCGACGCCGACCTCGTGAACAACGGGACGCTCGGGCTCAACCTCCTCGACATCCTCGACCACTGGGCCTTCCGCTACAGCCTGCTGACGGTCGGCCTCCTGGAGTGCATCATGATCGGGTGGGTGTTCGGAGCGGAGAAGCTCCGCGCGGCCGCGAACCAGCACTCGAAGTTCACGCTCGGGCCGTGGTTCGACGTGCTGATCAAGTTCGTCGTCCCGGCCCTCCTCCTCTTCGTGCTCGTGTGGAACCTGCTCGAAGACACGGTCTGGGCCGATTGGCTCTACGGGACGCACAACTCGCAGGGCGCCGTGAACCCCCTCGGCGGGTTCGAATGGCTCCCCGTCGTGATTCCGCTCGTGTGGCTCGTCGGCACGATCGCGATCGCCTCCTACCTCACGTTCGGCCGCCGCTTCGCGACGACGAAAACGCCCGCATGACGATGCTCCGCATGACGCGCGCCCTCTGCCTCGTCCTCTTCTGCCTCGCTGCCCCTGCCTTCGGACAGGATGCTGCTCCCGTGGCGACGACGATTTCGGTCCTGCCGGAGTCGCCCGTCGTCGGCGAGGCGGTGGCGCTGACGTTCGACGCGCCGGTGGACGCCGTGGTCGTCACGTACCGGCCCAACAGCGCGATCCCCGTCGTCGACACCGTCCGCATCGGCGGGTTCACGTCGATCAAGTGGACGCCGACGGAGGCGGGCGTCGTCCGCGTCGCCGTGCCGGGCGGGCCGAGCCGGAACCTCTCGATCCGCTTCGCCGAACTCCCGCTCGCGGGCGTCTTCGTGCTCATCATGGCCGGGCTGATCCTGTTCGGCGGGGCGAGTTGGGCGATGGCGAAGCTGCTCTCCGGCGACATGCCGAAGACGCAGCCCGAACTCCGCCCGGACACGTGAGCGGCGCGATGCGAGGACTCGTCGTTGGAACCCTGCTGCTGCTCGTGGTAGGCGTCGGGCCGGCCGCCGCGCAATCGCCCGCCGCGCTGCGGGCCGCGATGCTCCACGGAGCCCGCACCGATGTCGCACCGATGCCTCATCGGATGCAGGGCGAACACGGTTCGCCCCTACGGGCACCGGCGGCTGTCGAGCGCGTGCTCCCCTCTCCCGTCGCGCCCGATACGCTCCGCGATCCGTGGCTCGGCCGCGACAAAGTGCTCCACGCGGCGGGCAGCTTCCTGCTCACCCTCAGCGCGCAGTACGTGCTCACGAGCAAGCTCGACACGGACGAGGACACGGCCGTCCCGATTGCGGCCGGTTCCGCGTTCTCGCTTGGCCTCGCCAAAGAAGTCGCCGACAGCCGGCGGCCCGTCCGCCCGCTCTTCAGCACGCGCGACCTCGTGGCCGATGCCGTAGGCGTGGCACTCGCCGTCGGGCTGATCCTGCTGTGACCCCCCGTTCGAGCGCCCATCGCTCGGCTGCGCCTCCGCTCAGGGGCGCTCGAACTGTCCCCCTCGACGAGGGGGACAGCTTTGCGAAGCAGCACGAAGGGGCGTGCCCCGGAGTGCGCGAGCAAAGCGGGGGGTCGCCTCCCATCGGGAATTCACCGACGCCCGCTGAACCTAGCCACGGCCGTCGGGTTCACCCCGCACGTCCCCCCGCCCTCGTCCCCGTTGCGCCCTCCCCCTCGCTGTCATGAGCGTTCGTGACCACTGCGGCATCTTCGGCATCTTCAACCACCCCGAAGCCGCGCGGCTGACGTACTTCGGCCTCCACGCCCTCCAGCACCGCGGGCAGGAGTCCGCCGGCATCGTCACGACGACCTACGACGAGGTCCGCAACCGGCCCGCCATGCCGGCCTACCGCGACTTCGGCCTCGTGCTCGACGTGTTCAGCGACCAGTCCCTCTTCGAGCGGATCCTCCTCGGCGACGCGTCCATCGGCCACACGCGCTACTCGACGAGCGGGTCGTCGACGAACCCGGCGAATATCCAGCCGTTCGTCGTCCATTACCAGGAGGGCAACCTCGCGCTCGCGCACAATGGCAACCTCTCGAACGCCCGCTCGATCCGCGACGAGCTCGTGGCGAAGGGGACGCTGTTCAACTCGTCGTCGGACTCCGAGCTGATCCTCCACCTCGTCGCGCAGAGCCGCGAGGACGGGGCCGTCAACCGCATCATCGACGCGCTGCACCAGTGCCAGGGCGCGTTCTCGCTCGTTCTGCTGACCGACGACGCGCTCATCGCCGTCCGCGACTCGAACGGCTTCCGCCCCCTCGCCCTCGGCCGCCTCGAACAGCCCGACGGCTCGGTCGCGTATTGCGTGGCGAGCGAGACGTGCGCCTTCGACATCATCGGCGCGAAATACGTCCGCGACGTCGAGCCCGGCGAGATCCTCGTCATCGACCGCGCAGGCGTCGAGCGCGTCGAGCGCGGCGGCGACTTCAACGGCGTCTGCATCCCGCGCCACCACGGCGTGAGCCAGTGCGTATTCGAGTACGTCTACTTCTCGCGGCCGGACTCGAAGATCTTCGGCGCGATGGTCGATAAGGTCCGCCGCAAGATCGGGAAGGCGCTCGCGCACGACGCCCCGCCGCCGCACCGGAAAGAGGGCGACAAGCGCCCCATCGTCATCTCCGTCCCCGACTCCTCCAACACGGCCACGCTCGGCTACGTCACCGAGTGCCAGAAGCTCGGCTACGACGTGCGCTACGAGATCGGGCTCATCCGCAATCACTACGTCGGGCGGACGTTCATCTCGCCCGGCCAGGACGCCCGCGAGATGAAGGTGCGGACGAAGTTCAACCCCGTCGAGGGC is a window of Rhodothermales bacterium DNA encoding:
- the mazG gene encoding nucleoside triphosphate pyrophosphohydrolase, whose product is MNVPTLGLTAEDRAAAVPDLYADFVAVVRRLRRECPWDREQTHESVKHLLIEEAYEALDAIDEGDWDELKGELGDLLLHVVFHAEIAETTTGAFTLEDVIRFEMEKLVRRHPHVFGDTTVSGTGEVLRNWEQIKQQERAAAGRPVARRSTLDGVPRQLPALLRAQRVQEKAAGVGFDFPEAAGAWDKVEEEVRELRALVERGATPEEREDEFGDVLFALVNYARFTDVNPENALRRTLDKFQRRFQHVEARLAEQERTFADADLAEMDRYWDEAKDRERGEGKA
- a CDS encoding single-stranded DNA-binding protein encodes the protein MARSVNKVILIGNLGQDPELRYTGSGTAVCNLRLATNESYKDSNGELVEKTEWHSVVAWARLAEICGEYLKKGSQVYFEGSLQTRQWEDKDGQTRYTTEIKAREMMMLDSKGGSGGGSYDSSNEYDQTRSSGGGGYQQRPQSRPQQQRQPQTQGGGNDPFGPDDDLPF
- a CDS encoding hemolysin family protein — translated: MDPDASSPLVGLLLLLWPIASGAATVATEGAVFVLLLVLSAFFSGSEVALFSLTDSDRQGLREDGSAGAKRVMAMLERPRRLLISILILNNLVNVAAAILATVLTGQAAVAYGLDQTPWGTEILFVFQVVVLTFLLLVLSEITPKLIATQQNRWWATFFSRPLYVLFRVLYPVSDLLARGMDLIQHRFRTSAPVISNEDLKTLANLGEAEGTLEEEERALIHSIVEFGETAVREVMLSRVDVHALADTASLEEALTLIRETGHSRFPLFREHLDNILGILYAKDLIPLLEEDEARAFGSQPSDWERIARPAKFVPLSRPLDDMLADFQNSNTHIAVVVDEYGGTAGIVTLEDILEEIVGEIRDEHDQPEPLPFERVGPHSFRVDAGINLDDLVEGLELEVDTEEFDFETLGGLIYHLTGEIPSEGDVVEFGPHTIRVEIVDNNRIKQVLLEVTPRPVEAEGDEE
- a CDS encoding sodium-dependent transporter — protein: MSKGSTRADRGAWQSKLGFILAASGSAIGLGNIVFFASNAYQYGGGAFYVPYFIALFVIGIPVMILEFSIGTMTGRSFPVALRRLAGPKAEFVGWWSLASALFITMYYITILGWAACMMIGALGQLLEPGTTAPFTPFAEPSAAPSAVAYFFRVIASYWPLLAVLGVWGVNVLILWRGTATIERAVRIFVPLMWLFMIGLIIRGLTLPGGFDGVLYLFTPNLDGIAQAAVWQGAFAQMFFSLSLGLGTMTAYASYLPKDADQVNNSMLVSFLNCGFEYIAGVAIFALLFVFSLNPAGTTLSLSFFAIPQGIAALPAGVKAIGFLFFFLILIAGLTSSVSLVEGMASALIDKLDISRAKALAFVMVPGALGSLAFALPTIVDADLVNNGTLGLNLLDILDHWAFRYSLLTVGLLECIMIGWVFGAEKLRAAANQHSKFTLGPWFDVLIKFVVPALLLFVLVWNLLEDTVWADWLYGTHNSQGAVNPLGGFEWLPVVIPLVWLVGTIAIASYLTFGRRFATTKTPA
- the purF gene encoding amidophosphoribosyltransferase, which translates into the protein MSVRDHCGIFGIFNHPEAARLTYFGLHALQHRGQESAGIVTTTYDEVRNRPAMPAYRDFGLVLDVFSDQSLFERILLGDASIGHTRYSTSGSSTNPANIQPFVVHYQEGNLALAHNGNLSNARSIRDELVAKGTLFNSSSDSELILHLVAQSREDGAVNRIIDALHQCQGAFSLVLLTDDALIAVRDSNGFRPLALGRLEQPDGSVAYCVASETCAFDIIGAKYVRDVEPGEILVIDRAGVERVERGGDFNGVCIPRHHGVSQCVFEYVYFSRPDSKIFGAMVDKVRRKIGKALAHDAPPPHRKEGDKRPIVISVPDSSNTATLGYVTECQKLGYDVRYEIGLIRNHYVGRTFISPGQDAREMKVRTKFNPVEGLLKDRVVVMVDDSIVRGTTAKQLVQMVRDAGAKEVHFRSAAPPVISPCFYGMDFPTETELLANQYDRDVERMGAWLGVDSLAYVSVDGMMEAVREASGGDGFCNACFTTNYPVPVERGVEKEENEW